The following are encoded together in the Synechococcales cyanobacterium CNB genome:
- a CDS encoding tetratricopeptide repeat protein gives MAGRVNVKFVVILSVILVAVAAGVGTLAALVIFKSGDDLVRLGDAKMAEGDYAAAENFYSKAVNHDPYNAEWLRKWRTALENWVPATQREFENEYHVNYRMLHRQLALADLEDTEAQRDYLELLYKQLSFGRYSRQGYESLAAEAETFISYHQSRRPDDLSWQWLRRYRAIPIVRRMATGGLPTDQQVQMARIDLDAAIASDPDDFDSAEGLVIFSMEDARRSRDSGRPDDAARHEREALAVVERFLEHAGAGTMARLSGLALRTQVRIAVDRHARAPGARAEDSAQAYALAAEEVFEEARSVDPSSFDAWTLDRLRRLEQAALPESRGERTLGLVNAVLASRPGDASLLSIKAELLAARDDLDGAIATYTQILDQPSKPVSFEGYVLLARKVDALHAQTNLCLRGADLATDAAGREAWMSRARERRAAFAMQVPDDLPLLMMIDGKMRIIERDFAGAQAILQRYNDAMGSSDPEGLWLAAVAARELNQPGVVKQRLTRLLELAPEAPNALLLLADVEADLRNYQGARDLYLRYLAVAPDNTAVAERVKAIEKQLGLTPTDDPVEAALIRAAQLYEGTSSQPADPAAAMEVLNAAVQQHGPHRTLNAELARLRVEFGDVAGARAAVDAALRVAPDDETLRRMAGALTADSPVEVFAALIEQSDRPEIRKRIAKYQLYTSHGETEKADEEIRRAAAIAPEDPAVVEVMFMRAIAGGNAGEARRLAEVAARINADRVDGLTFRARAEALEGRADAALGTLTEASRRDPMNVSVWRLLARQQLAMGRGQAALASYARALEIRPNDVAVILEQLRVLVQMERLGEALDAARRAEDYARGNDEFVDLLLDLEAAVGNRPTALERRERILRQRPDDRRNRQALAGLYIDAGRWADAKALLDGLRKEQNDRSLVALEARWHADQGDAEAARRTFVDYIVELPPEGRLEGYLALGQFMMQRGHVETALRAFEQAREHQSREGMEADKALANSLLLTGRADAAADVFKRVVDAGADEDGTYRKRLAEALTRAGRLPEAESAIASIPDADSDYQVVLLRSEVLLGRGQASQARELLERAVSRWPDEAMIYLKRAQALALEPTLLRDALADLDRALQLRPDFWQALRVRAQVLMQMDRTDDALRDLRSAIRVNPALDELRAALITELLRLNRTDEAMAVAEEAFRARPNDLPLRVSAAELFVRAQAFAQAAQIYRAALARSGEVVVAQRLLEILLSQQPPSLAEAEQVLAEHRPLVEADPGLLLARARVLSERGQLPGARRDALRSLTLLERKPDLMVTWYSNVRNIFKNDSDLLGFLDEVARQPGLLDWATLFRSRAVLSDPRQSAEGLRLLDALLARNPEPALRFAALRARAGVLYDAGRYEEALATWQSALEMDPGNWQLKNNVAFTLAKHLNRPAEALPFAQEAVRSAEGNPDVMDTLGLTLLALGRSEEAARVLEQARQYARGTPAMVAVSIHLATARLDLGDKDGARELVRELQAALEKGLQLNDQYARELGDLIEWVKE, from the coding sequence ATGGCAGGGCGTGTCAACGTCAAGTTCGTCGTGATTCTGTCGGTGATCCTCGTGGCGGTGGCAGCGGGCGTGGGCACGCTCGCCGCCCTTGTCATCTTCAAGTCCGGTGATGACCTGGTCCGGCTCGGCGACGCGAAGATGGCGGAGGGCGACTACGCCGCCGCCGAGAACTTCTACAGCAAGGCGGTGAATCACGACCCCTACAACGCCGAGTGGCTCAGGAAGTGGCGTACAGCGCTGGAGAACTGGGTGCCCGCCACCCAGCGCGAGTTCGAGAACGAGTACCACGTCAACTACCGGATGCTGCACCGCCAGCTGGCGTTGGCGGACCTCGAGGACACCGAGGCGCAGCGCGACTACCTGGAGTTGTTGTACAAGCAGTTGAGTTTCGGGCGCTACAGCCGGCAAGGGTACGAGTCGCTCGCGGCCGAAGCGGAGACCTTCATCAGCTACCACCAGTCGCGTCGGCCGGACGATCTCTCGTGGCAGTGGCTCCGCCGGTACCGCGCGATCCCGATCGTCCGCCGCATGGCGACGGGAGGGCTGCCCACGGACCAGCAGGTGCAGATGGCGAGGATCGACCTTGACGCGGCGATCGCGTCCGATCCGGACGACTTCGACTCGGCGGAAGGGCTGGTGATCTTCTCGATGGAGGACGCGAGACGGAGCCGGGACAGCGGCCGTCCCGACGACGCCGCCCGGCACGAACGGGAAGCGCTCGCCGTGGTCGAGCGGTTCCTCGAGCACGCTGGGGCGGGGACCATGGCGCGCCTGAGCGGGCTTGCGCTGCGCACGCAGGTGCGGATCGCGGTGGACCGTCACGCGCGTGCTCCCGGTGCGCGTGCAGAGGACTCGGCGCAGGCCTATGCCCTGGCTGCGGAAGAGGTGTTCGAGGAAGCCCGGAGCGTGGACCCGTCGTCCTTCGACGCCTGGACGCTGGACAGGCTCCGTCGCCTCGAACAGGCCGCGCTCCCGGAGTCGCGTGGCGAGCGCACGCTCGGGCTGGTGAACGCCGTGTTGGCGTCGCGTCCCGGCGACGCGAGCTTGCTGTCGATCAAGGCGGAGTTGCTCGCGGCACGGGACGACCTGGACGGGGCGATCGCGACCTACACGCAGATTCTTGACCAGCCGAGCAAGCCCGTCTCGTTCGAGGGCTACGTGCTGCTGGCGCGCAAGGTCGACGCGCTGCACGCGCAGACGAACCTGTGCCTGCGCGGGGCGGACCTGGCGACGGACGCCGCGGGGCGCGAGGCGTGGATGTCCCGGGCGCGGGAGCGTCGCGCCGCGTTCGCGATGCAGGTTCCCGACGACCTGCCGCTGCTGATGATGATCGACGGGAAGATGCGGATCATCGAGCGTGACTTCGCGGGCGCCCAGGCGATCCTGCAGCGGTACAACGACGCGATGGGTTCGTCCGACCCCGAGGGCCTGTGGCTCGCTGCGGTCGCGGCGCGCGAGTTGAACCAGCCCGGCGTCGTGAAGCAGCGACTGACGCGGCTTCTTGAGCTCGCCCCCGAAGCGCCGAACGCGCTGCTGCTGCTGGCGGACGTGGAGGCCGACCTGCGGAACTACCAGGGCGCGCGCGACCTGTATCTTCGCTATCTCGCGGTGGCGCCGGACAACACCGCGGTCGCCGAACGTGTGAAGGCGATCGAGAAGCAACTCGGGCTGACTCCCACGGACGATCCCGTGGAAGCCGCGTTGATCCGCGCGGCCCAGTTGTACGAGGGAACCTCGTCGCAGCCGGCGGACCCCGCGGCGGCGATGGAGGTGCTGAACGCCGCAGTGCAGCAGCACGGCCCGCACCGGACGCTGAACGCCGAGCTCGCGCGACTGCGGGTCGAGTTCGGCGACGTCGCGGGGGCGAGGGCCGCGGTCGATGCCGCGCTGCGAGTGGCTCCGGATGACGAGACGCTGCGCCGGATGGCGGGCGCGCTGACCGCGGACAGCCCCGTGGAGGTGTTTGCCGCGTTGATCGAGCAGTCCGACCGCCCCGAGATCCGCAAGCGGATCGCGAAGTACCAGTTGTACACGTCGCACGGGGAGACGGAGAAGGCGGACGAGGAGATCCGGCGAGCCGCCGCGATCGCGCCGGAGGATCCGGCCGTGGTGGAAGTCATGTTCATGCGTGCGATCGCGGGCGGGAACGCCGGCGAGGCACGGCGTCTGGCCGAGGTGGCGGCGCGGATCAACGCGGACCGGGTTGACGGGCTGACGTTCCGCGCGCGAGCCGAGGCGCTCGAGGGGCGAGCGGACGCCGCGCTGGGGACACTGACCGAGGCGTCGCGCCGCGATCCGATGAACGTGAGCGTATGGCGTCTGCTGGCGCGCCAGCAGCTGGCGATGGGACGCGGCCAGGCAGCGCTGGCGTCGTACGCGCGAGCGCTGGAGATTCGTCCTAACGACGTCGCGGTTATCCTGGAGCAGCTGCGCGTGCTGGTGCAGATGGAGCGTCTAGGCGAGGCGCTGGACGCGGCCCGGCGTGCCGAGGACTACGCACGCGGAAACGACGAGTTCGTTGACCTGCTGCTGGACCTTGAGGCCGCGGTCGGGAACCGTCCGACCGCGCTGGAGCGGCGGGAGCGGATTCTGCGCCAGCGTCCCGACGATCGGCGGAACCGGCAGGCGCTCGCGGGCCTGTACATCGATGCAGGACGCTGGGCGGACGCGAAGGCCCTGCTCGACGGGCTTCGGAAGGAGCAGAACGACCGTTCACTGGTCGCGTTGGAGGCTCGCTGGCACGCGGACCAGGGCGACGCGGAAGCGGCGCGACGCACGTTCGTGGACTACATCGTGGAACTCCCGCCGGAGGGGCGGCTCGAGGGGTATCTCGCGCTGGGCCAGTTCATGATGCAGCGCGGGCACGTCGAGACCGCGTTGCGCGCGTTCGAGCAAGCGCGTGAGCACCAGTCGCGCGAGGGGATGGAGGCGGACAAGGCGCTGGCGAACTCGCTGCTGCTGACGGGGCGCGCGGACGCCGCGGCCGACGTCTTCAAGCGCGTGGTGGACGCCGGCGCGGACGAGGACGGCACGTACCGGAAGCGGCTGGCGGAGGCGCTGACGCGTGCGGGGCGGCTTCCCGAAGCGGAATCCGCGATCGCGTCCATCCCTGACGCGGATTCGGATTACCAGGTCGTTCTTCTTCGGTCCGAAGTGTTGCTCGGACGCGGGCAGGCGTCGCAGGCGCGTGAGTTGCTCGAGCGTGCGGTGTCGCGCTGGCCCGACGAGGCGATGATCTACCTGAAGCGGGCGCAGGCGCTGGCGTTGGAGCCGACGCTGCTCCGCGACGCGCTCGCGGACCTCGACCGCGCGCTGCAGCTGCGTCCGGACTTCTGGCAGGCGTTGCGGGTCCGTGCCCAGGTGCTGATGCAGATGGACCGGACGGACGACGCGTTGCGCGATCTCCGGAGCGCGATCCGCGTGAACCCGGCGCTGGACGAGCTTCGCGCCGCGCTGATCACGGAACTGCTGAGGCTGAACCGCACCGACGAGGCCATGGCGGTCGCGGAGGAGGCGTTCAGGGCGAGACCGAACGATCTTCCGCTCCGCGTGAGCGCGGCGGAGTTGTTCGTGCGTGCCCAGGCGTTTGCGCAGGCGGCGCAGATTTACCGCGCTGCGCTGGCTCGCTCCGGCGAGGTGGTCGTGGCGCAGCGGCTGCTCGAGATTCTGCTGTCGCAGCAGCCGCCTTCGCTGGCGGAGGCGGAGCAGGTGCTGGCGGAGCATCGCCCCCTGGTCGAGGCCGATCCCGGCTTGCTGCTGGCGCGGGCACGGGTGCTGTCGGAGCGAGGCCAACTCCCCGGGGCTCGGCGTGACGCGCTCCGGTCGCTGACGCTCCTGGAGCGCAAGCCCGACCTGATGGTGACCTGGTACAGCAACGTTCGGAACATCTTCAAGAACGACTCGGACCTGCTGGGATTCCTCGACGAAGTGGCCCGTCAGCCCGGCCTGCTGGACTGGGCGACGCTGTTCCGGTCGCGTGCGGTGCTCTCGGACCCGAGGCAGTCCGCGGAGGGTCTGCGGCTTCTTGATGCGCTGCTCGCGCGGAACCCCGAGCCTGCGCTGCGGTTCGCCGCGCTTCGTGCGCGGGCAGGCGTCCTCTACGACGCGGGTCGGTACGAGGAGGCGCTGGCGACATGGCAGTCGGCGTTGGAGATGGACCCAGGGAACTGGCAGTTGAAGAACAACGTGGCGTTCACGCTGGCGAAGCACCTGAACCGCCCGGCGGAGGCGTTGCCGTTCGCCCAGGAGGCGGTCCGTTCGGCGGAAGGGAACCCGGACGTGATGGACACGCTGGGCCTGACGCTGCTGGCGCTGGGTCGCTCCGAGGAGGCTGCACGCGTGCTGGAGCAGGCGCGTCAGTACGCGCGGGGGACGCCGGCGATGGTCGCGGTGTCGATCCACCTTGCGACGGCGAGGCTGGACCTTGGCGACAAGGACGGGGCGAGGGAGTTGGTTCGTGAGCTCCAGGCCGCGCTGGAGAAGGGGCTGCAGTTGAACGATCAATACGCCCGGGAGCTCGGGGATTTGATCGAGTGGGTCAAGGAGTAG
- a CDS encoding NAD-dependent epimerase/dehydratase family protein translates to MNAPTNRIAGDAPPRPRHALVTGGAGFIGSHLTDLLLSRGDIVTIVDNLSTGRTENLPSSHGSLRLIDAELSDTIPTLGRAGPFDEVYHLAAAVGVQLVMDDPIRAVQTNVVQTLDLLRFVASGEAGGGSPVPTLLASSSEVYGKGSRSPFSEDDDVVYGPTGIARWSYGCSKAIDEFLALAHHRQHGLPVVVARFFNTVGPRQVGSYGMVLPRFVEAAIDGRPIRVFGDGSQTRCFCDVRDVVRALPGMLANGGCHGRVFNLGSDREISIRQLAETVVRVLGSTSPIVFVPYAEAYPEGFEDLERRRPDLRRIREAIGFEPRIGLEQTIRDIAAAMTRAGAEGVRA, encoded by the coding sequence ATGAACGCTCCCACCAACCGCATCGCGGGCGACGCGCCACCGCGCCCCCGCCACGCGCTGGTGACCGGCGGCGCGGGGTTCATCGGGTCGCACCTGACCGACCTGCTGCTCTCACGTGGCGATATCGTCACCATCGTGGACAACCTGTCCACCGGCAGGACCGAGAACCTGCCCTCCTCTCACGGATCGCTCCGACTGATTGACGCCGAACTTTCCGACACGATCCCGACACTTGGCCGGGCGGGGCCGTTCGACGAGGTTTATCACCTTGCCGCGGCCGTCGGCGTGCAACTCGTGATGGACGACCCGATCCGGGCCGTGCAGACGAACGTGGTGCAGACGCTGGACCTGCTGCGGTTCGTGGCGTCGGGCGAGGCGGGCGGGGGTTCGCCGGTGCCCACGCTGCTCGCGTCGAGTTCCGAGGTCTACGGCAAGGGGTCGCGCAGCCCGTTCAGTGAGGACGACGACGTGGTGTACGGGCCGACGGGGATCGCCCGGTGGTCGTACGGATGCAGCAAGGCGATCGACGAGTTTCTGGCGCTGGCCCATCACCGCCAGCACGGGCTGCCCGTGGTGGTGGCGAGGTTCTTCAACACGGTTGGCCCCCGGCAGGTGGGGTCGTACGGGATGGTGCTGCCGCGGTTCGTCGAGGCCGCCATCGACGGCAGGCCGATCCGGGTGTTCGGAGACGGCTCGCAGACACGCTGCTTCTGCGACGTTCGTGACGTGGTGCGGGCGCTGCCCGGGATGCTTGCGAACGGAGGGTGCCACGGGCGGGTGTTCAACCTCGGCTCGGATCGTGAGATCAGCATCCGGCAACTGGCGGAGACGGTGGTGCGTGTGCTCGGCTCGACATCGCCGATTGTCTTCGTGCCCTATGCCGAGGCGTACCCGGAGGGCTTCGAGGATCTCGAGCGTCGGAGGCCTGACCTCCGACGGATCCGCGAAGCGATCGGCTTTGAGCCTCGCATCGGTCTTGAGCAGACCATCCGCGACATCGCGGCCGCGATGACGCGGGCTGGCGCCGAAGGAGTGCGGGCATGA
- a CDS encoding undecaprenyl/decaprenyl-phosphate alpha-N-acetylglucosaminyl 1-phosphate transferase gives MTTPPEGITIPPEAVAQLEALGRRLDALQQEQAALLQSIATTGGEVVEESGSRLDIFHGYVGVLAVAFIVTLVTTPLMRKLAVANGIIDRPNDPRKVHRIPVAYLGGVAVFLGMMAAIAFSYVACQFPSLGLIEYHKSTKLLMGFVPAPVPISVLLGMTVIMLIGLIDDVVGIAPRLKVGGQLLAAAALAYEDVGVRVAHGVLAPTLGELLGNRDLVYQIPLGIDVPLFGSALTIDVIYWTGTVIIAVFVLGACNASNLIDGLDGLLTGTTAICAAGLLIVALTLALHDDGQRDAQRIVLCLALLGACLGFLPHNFNPATIFLGDCGSLLLGFTTIVIVLSLGDTGKTYLVIAGLFIYAIPIIDTVLAIVRRKLAGRRLSDPDSDHLHHMLKRSLGVKGAVLTLYGIGLAFASLGVAMSLFRARLVYFIAILCAAYIAVTAIKLARRKQIEEEAVRIAARSSAGATRASVESVAPATKAE, from the coding sequence ATGACGACGCCTCCCGAGGGCATCACGATCCCGCCCGAAGCCGTGGCGCAGTTGGAGGCGCTGGGTCGGCGGCTCGATGCGCTCCAGCAGGAGCAGGCCGCCCTCTTGCAGTCGATCGCCACGACCGGCGGGGAGGTCGTGGAGGAATCCGGCTCGCGGTTGGACATCTTTCACGGGTACGTGGGTGTTCTGGCGGTAGCGTTCATCGTGACGCTGGTGACGACGCCGCTGATGCGGAAACTCGCGGTCGCCAACGGCATCATCGACCGACCGAACGACCCGCGGAAGGTGCACCGCATCCCTGTTGCGTACCTCGGCGGGGTCGCCGTGTTCCTGGGGATGATGGCGGCGATCGCGTTCAGCTACGTGGCGTGCCAGTTCCCGTCGCTGGGGCTGATCGAGTACCACAAGAGCACGAAACTGCTCATGGGGTTCGTGCCCGCGCCGGTGCCGATCTCGGTGCTGCTGGGCATGACGGTGATCATGCTGATCGGGCTGATCGACGACGTGGTGGGCATCGCGCCGCGACTGAAGGTCGGCGGCCAGTTGCTGGCGGCGGCTGCGCTTGCGTACGAGGACGTGGGCGTGCGCGTCGCCCACGGCGTGTTGGCGCCGACGCTGGGCGAACTGCTCGGCAACCGCGACCTCGTCTACCAGATTCCGCTGGGGATCGACGTGCCGCTCTTCGGCAGCGCGCTGACCATCGACGTGATCTACTGGACCGGAACGGTGATCATCGCCGTTTTCGTGCTGGGCGCGTGCAACGCCTCGAACCTGATCGACGGGCTGGATGGGCTGCTGACCGGGACGACGGCGATCTGCGCCGCGGGGCTGCTGATCGTCGCTCTCACGCTCGCGCTGCACGACGACGGGCAGCGGGACGCGCAGCGGATCGTGCTCTGCCTCGCGCTGCTGGGAGCGTGCCTGGGGTTCCTGCCGCACAACTTCAACCCAGCGACGATCTTCCTGGGCGACTGCGGTTCGCTGCTGCTGGGGTTCACGACGATCGTGATCGTGCTGTCCCTCGGCGACACGGGCAAGACGTACCTGGTGATCGCAGGCTTGTTCATCTACGCCATCCCGATCATCGACACCGTGCTCGCCATCGTGCGTCGGAAGCTCGCCGGTCGGCGGCTGAGCGACCCGGACAGCGACCACCTCCACCACATGCTCAAGCGTTCGCTTGGCGTGAAGGGGGCCGTGCTGACGCTCTACGGGATCGGGCTGGCGTTCGCGTCGCTGGGCGTGGCGATGAGCCTGTTCCGCGCCCGCCTCGTCTACTTCATCGCCATCCTGTGCGCGGCGTACATCGCGGTCACGGCGATCAAGCTCGCACGGCGCAAGCAGATCGAGGAAGAGGCCGTCCGCATTGCCGCCAGGTCGTCCGCCGGGGCGACCCGGGCTTCGGTCGAGAGTGTCGCGCCGGCGACGAAGGCGGAGTGA
- a CDS encoding ParA family protein, whose product MQPPEGCRVVALMNQKGGVGKTTTAVNLSAALARTGLRTLLIDLDPQAHATLHLGVDPRTLDGSVYDALLDPSIDPSSLVHRIAENLFVLPAVTDLAAAEPELATVNDRQHRLASTIRRLAPAYDAILIDCPPSLGLLTVNALAAAHEVLIPMQAHFLALQGVSKLLETVSAISASVNPRLRVLGVVLCMHDANTTHTQEVVADLEAFFEQHRGTALPWADARVFRPPVRRNIKLAECPSFGQTVFDYAPGAAGAADYLALADAIVRTWHDSSEQGDGGTPEVRVVVSPASPLATERPA is encoded by the coding sequence ATGCAACCGCCCGAGGGGTGTCGAGTCGTCGCGCTGATGAACCAGAAAGGCGGCGTGGGGAAGACCACCACGGCGGTCAACCTGAGCGCGGCCCTTGCACGGACAGGACTGCGAACGCTCCTCATCGACCTCGACCCCCAGGCCCACGCGACGTTGCACCTCGGCGTCGATCCGAGGACGCTCGATGGATCGGTCTACGACGCGCTGCTCGACCCTTCCATTGACCCCTCCTCGCTCGTCCATCGGATAGCCGAGAACCTGTTCGTGCTGCCCGCGGTGACGGACCTCGCGGCGGCCGAGCCGGAACTGGCAACGGTCAATGACCGACAACACAGGCTCGCATCGACCATCCGGCGCCTCGCCCCCGCGTATGACGCGATCCTGATCGACTGTCCCCCTTCCCTCGGGCTGCTCACGGTGAATGCGTTGGCCGCGGCTCACGAAGTCCTGATCCCGATGCAGGCGCACTTCCTCGCCCTGCAGGGGGTGAGCAAGCTGCTGGAGACCGTGTCGGCGATCAGCGCTTCCGTGAACCCGCGGCTGCGCGTGCTGGGGGTCGTGCTCTGCATGCACGATGCGAACACCACGCACACGCAGGAGGTGGTGGCCGACTTGGAGGCGTTCTTCGAGCAGCATCGAGGCACGGCGTTGCCATGGGCGGACGCACGGGTCTTCCGACCGCCGGTTCGGCGCAACATCAAACTCGCCGAGTGCCCCAGTTTCGGCCAGACCGTGTTCGACTACGCGCCCGGAGCGGCAGGAGCGGCCGATTACCTCGCACTGGCCGACGCGATCGTTCGAACATGGCATGATTCGAGCGAGCAAGGCGACGGCGGAACGCCCGAGGTGCGCGTCGTGGTGTCCCCGGCATCGCCCCTGGCGACGGAGCGGCCTGCTTGA